The following are encoded in a window of Solibacillus sp. FSL R7-0668 genomic DNA:
- the yidC gene encoding membrane protein insertase YidC, which yields MKKNLWIMLSLVSVALLLSGCTEFDQPISSKSEGFWNEYIVWPLVSFIKLFADMFEGNVANYAFAIIIVTIIIRLIILPLTIKQVKSSKKMQEIQPKLKELQAKYSSKDAVTQQKYQQEMMQLMQTSGVNPLAGCLPIFIQMPILIGFYHAISRMNATPAFELGSFLSVPLAEPSIVFAVIAGLIQYVVLMTGPAVDNPQMKIMMYIMPLMIVGFGIILPAALSLYWVVGNIISVLQNLAIYKPWNKNKPDATDKGAK from the coding sequence TTGAAGAAAAATCTTTGGATAATGCTGTCGCTTGTATCAGTTGCTTTACTGTTATCAGGCTGTACAGAGTTTGACCAACCGATTTCATCTAAAAGTGAAGGCTTTTGGAATGAATACATCGTTTGGCCACTAGTATCATTTATCAAACTATTTGCAGATATGTTTGAAGGCAATGTAGCGAATTATGCGTTTGCAATTATTATTGTAACAATTATTATTCGTTTAATCATTTTACCTTTGACGATCAAGCAAGTTAAAAGCTCTAAAAAAATGCAAGAAATTCAACCGAAGTTAAAAGAGTTACAAGCAAAATATAGCTCTAAAGACGCGGTTACACAACAAAAATACCAGCAAGAAATGATGCAGTTAATGCAAACTTCTGGGGTTAACCCACTAGCTGGATGTTTACCAATTTTTATCCAAATGCCAATTTTAATTGGTTTCTATCATGCAATTAGCCGTATGAATGCGACACCTGCATTTGAGTTAGGTTCATTTTTATCGGTTCCATTAGCAGAACCAAGTATTGTATTTGCCGTTATTGCGGGTCTAATTCAGTATGTTGTGCTAATGACGGGTCCAGCTGTAGATAACCCACAAATGAAAATTATGATGTACATTATGCCATTAATGATCGTTGGTTTCGGTATTATCTTACCGGCAGCACTTTCATTATACTGGGTAGTAGGTAACATCATTTCTGTATTACAAAACCTTGCAATTTATAAACCTTGGAATAAAAATAAACCGGATGCTACTGACAAAGGGGCGAAATAA
- the rnpA gene encoding ribonuclease P protein component: protein MNKRQRIKKNEDFQKVFKKGKSFANRQFVVYCLKQQDQQAFRIGLSVSKKVGNAVTRVQVKRYIRQAFLEMKDEVKQDYDYVIIARTQAAMLDFHETKKSLQHVLKVARVYKGSPKQ from the coding sequence ATGAATAAACGCCAACGCATTAAGAAAAATGAAGATTTTCAAAAGGTGTTTAAAAAAGGTAAGTCATTTGCGAATCGCCAATTTGTCGTGTATTGCTTAAAGCAGCAGGACCAACAGGCGTTTCGTATTGGCTTATCAGTGAGCAAAAAAGTAGGAAACGCAGTCACACGTGTTCAAGTGAAGCGTTATATTCGCCAAGCTTTTCTGGAAATGAAAGATGAAGTAAAACAAGATTACGATTATGTTATTATCGCCAGAACGCAGGCGGCCATGTTAGATTTTCATGAAACTAAAAAAAGCTTGCAGCATGTTTTGAAAGTTGCAAGAGTGTATAAAGGTTCACCAAAGCAATAA